Proteins encoded in a region of the Solanum dulcamara chromosome 9, daSolDulc1.2, whole genome shotgun sequence genome:
- the LOC129902146 gene encoding uncharacterized protein LOC129902146 isoform X2: MTRKTSCCGICENSNLPSICTLCVNYRLNEYSTVLKSLKGRREALCGQLSEILLAKGKADDQLSWRVPRNEKLARLREKLRQQKEQVSQGKAKIEKMSHDLKVQYELLGSATRMLEKNRAEQLEKFYPNLICTQNLGHMAITSELLHKQSVVVKQICKLFPQRRVTVDGDKKDGSSGQYDSICNARLPRGLDPHSVPSDELGASLGYMVQLLNLVVRCVCAPALHNSGFAGSCSRIWQRDSYWDARPSSRSGEYPLFIPRQNFCSSGGEASWYDRSCSNSGTSSDFGVTSMESDRKPRLDSSSSSSFNYASASLHSIETHKDLQKGIALLKKSVACITAYCYNTLCLEVPADASTFETFARLLATLSSSKEVRSVFSLKMSGSRASKQVQQLNKSVWNVDSAGSSSTLMESGHVPVLGNTFDNALPSSAGKLIYATEVSGVGRNENLIEGWDLIEHPPFPPPPSQTEDVEHWTRAMFIDATKK; encoded by the exons ATGACGAGAAAAACGAGTTGCTGTGGTATTTGTGAGAATTCAAATCTTCCTTCCATTTGTACTCTTTGCGTCAATTACAG ATTGAATGAGTACAGCACTGTGTTAAAATCACTGAAGGGAAGGAGAGAAGCATTATGTGGGCAATTAAGTGAAATACTCTTGGCTAAG GGCAAGGCCGATGATCAACTTAGTTGGAGAGTGCCTCggaatgaaaaattggcaaGATTAAGGGAAAAGCTCCGACAACAGAAAGAGCAAGTTTCACAAG GGAAGGCGAAAATTGAGAAGATGTCTCATGACCTGAAAGTTCAGTATGAGTTGCTAGGATCAGCTACAAGGATG CTGGAAAAAAATCGTGCGGAACAGCTTGAGAAGTTTTATCCTAATCTCATCTGCACTCAAAATCTTGGGCAT ATGGCAATTACCTCCGAGCTTCTTCATAAACAGTCTGTGGTCGTAAAACAGATTTGCAAGTTGTTCCCTCAACGTCGT GTAACTGTTGATGGAGATAAAAAAGATGGATCTAGTGGGCAATATGATAGCATCTGTAATGCAAGGTTGCCAAGAGGACTTGATCCTCATTCAGTTCCATCTGATGAGCTGGGTGCTTCTTTAGG ATATATGGTGCAACTTTTGAACCTTGTTGTTCGTTGTGTCTGTGCTCCTGCGCTTCATAATTCAGGATTTGCG GGTTCATGTTCTCGTATATGGCAACGAGATTCTTACTGGGATGCCCGTCCGTCGTCTAGAAG CGGCGAGTACCCACTTTTTATTCCGCGACAAAACTTTTGCTCTTCAGGTGGGGAAGCTTCATGGTACGACAGAAGTTGCAGTAATTCTGGAACCTCTAGCGACTTTGGAGTTACCTCAATGGAATCTGATAGAAAACCTCGGTTGGATTCTTCTAGTAGTAGTAGTTTCAACTATGCTTCTGCTTCCCTGCACTCAATAGAAACGCATAAGGATCTGCAGAAAGGCATAGCACTTCTCAAGAAAAGTGTTGCTTGCATTACTGCATACTGTTACAACACATTATGTTTAGAAGTTCCTGCTGACGCCTCTACCTTCGAAACATTTGCAAGATTATTGGCTACACTTTCTTCTTCAAAGGAAGTTCGGTctgttttttctttgaaaatgtcTGGTTCAAG GGCATCCAAGCAAGTCCAACAACTGAATAAATCTGTTTGGAATGTAGATTCAGCTGGATCATCTAGTACTTTGATGGAGAGTGGACATGTGCCAGTATTG GGAAATACATTTGACAATGCTCTTCCAAGTTCTGCCGGCAAATTAATTTATGCCACTGAAGTATCCGGTGTGGGAAGGAATGAAAATTTAATTGAAGGCTGGGATCTTATTGAGCACCCTCCTTTTCCTCCTCCTCCATCACAAACAGAAGATGTTGAACATTGGACCCGAGCCATGTTTATTGATGCAACAAAGAAATAA
- the LOC129902146 gene encoding uncharacterized protein LOC129902146 isoform X1, which produces MTRKTSCCGICENSNLPSICTLCVNYRLNEYSTVLKSLKGRREALCGQLSEILLAKGKADDQLSWRVPRNEKLARLREKLRQQKEQVSQGKAKIEKMSHDLKVQYELLGSATRMLEKNRAEQLEKFYPNLICTQNLGHMAITSELLHKQSVVVKQICKLFPQRRVSLEQLYMLVTVDGDKKDGSSGQYDSICNARLPRGLDPHSVPSDELGASLGYMVQLLNLVVRCVCAPALHNSGFAGSCSRIWQRDSYWDARPSSRSGEYPLFIPRQNFCSSGGEASWYDRSCSNSGTSSDFGVTSMESDRKPRLDSSSSSSFNYASASLHSIETHKDLQKGIALLKKSVACITAYCYNTLCLEVPADASTFETFARLLATLSSSKEVRSVFSLKMSGSRASKQVQQLNKSVWNVDSAGSSSTLMESGHVPVLGNTFDNALPSSAGKLIYATEVSGVGRNENLIEGWDLIEHPPFPPPPSQTEDVEHWTRAMFIDATKK; this is translated from the exons ATGACGAGAAAAACGAGTTGCTGTGGTATTTGTGAGAATTCAAATCTTCCTTCCATTTGTACTCTTTGCGTCAATTACAG ATTGAATGAGTACAGCACTGTGTTAAAATCACTGAAGGGAAGGAGAGAAGCATTATGTGGGCAATTAAGTGAAATACTCTTGGCTAAG GGCAAGGCCGATGATCAACTTAGTTGGAGAGTGCCTCggaatgaaaaattggcaaGATTAAGGGAAAAGCTCCGACAACAGAAAGAGCAAGTTTCACAAG GGAAGGCGAAAATTGAGAAGATGTCTCATGACCTGAAAGTTCAGTATGAGTTGCTAGGATCAGCTACAAGGATG CTGGAAAAAAATCGTGCGGAACAGCTTGAGAAGTTTTATCCTAATCTCATCTGCACTCAAAATCTTGGGCAT ATGGCAATTACCTCCGAGCTTCTTCATAAACAGTCTGTGGTCGTAAAACAGATTTGCAAGTTGTTCCCTCAACGTCGTGTAAGTCTTGAGCAATTATATATGCTG GTAACTGTTGATGGAGATAAAAAAGATGGATCTAGTGGGCAATATGATAGCATCTGTAATGCAAGGTTGCCAAGAGGACTTGATCCTCATTCAGTTCCATCTGATGAGCTGGGTGCTTCTTTAGG ATATATGGTGCAACTTTTGAACCTTGTTGTTCGTTGTGTCTGTGCTCCTGCGCTTCATAATTCAGGATTTGCG GGTTCATGTTCTCGTATATGGCAACGAGATTCTTACTGGGATGCCCGTCCGTCGTCTAGAAG CGGCGAGTACCCACTTTTTATTCCGCGACAAAACTTTTGCTCTTCAGGTGGGGAAGCTTCATGGTACGACAGAAGTTGCAGTAATTCTGGAACCTCTAGCGACTTTGGAGTTACCTCAATGGAATCTGATAGAAAACCTCGGTTGGATTCTTCTAGTAGTAGTAGTTTCAACTATGCTTCTGCTTCCCTGCACTCAATAGAAACGCATAAGGATCTGCAGAAAGGCATAGCACTTCTCAAGAAAAGTGTTGCTTGCATTACTGCATACTGTTACAACACATTATGTTTAGAAGTTCCTGCTGACGCCTCTACCTTCGAAACATTTGCAAGATTATTGGCTACACTTTCTTCTTCAAAGGAAGTTCGGTctgttttttctttgaaaatgtcTGGTTCAAG GGCATCCAAGCAAGTCCAACAACTGAATAAATCTGTTTGGAATGTAGATTCAGCTGGATCATCTAGTACTTTGATGGAGAGTGGACATGTGCCAGTATTG GGAAATACATTTGACAATGCTCTTCCAAGTTCTGCCGGCAAATTAATTTATGCCACTGAAGTATCCGGTGTGGGAAGGAATGAAAATTTAATTGAAGGCTGGGATCTTATTGAGCACCCTCCTTTTCCTCCTCCTCCATCACAAACAGAAGATGTTGAACATTGGACCCGAGCCATGTTTATTGATGCAACAAAGAAATAA
- the LOC129902147 gene encoding uncharacterized protein LOC129902147: protein MEIMLNNTQLTCASTLSTSIQGVVPLLAIETKVKGEQNTNDEHKVVDAADEGGDGDDNDENGNGGFEDGEEEYSDEGVHGNNPNKSKGNDNKSNGDAEDEEDSGEGGHDDDGDDNNDDNDDDDGDNDDDDGEEGEDEEEAVEDDPEDDEEEDEEEETIQPPKKRKK, encoded by the exons ATGGAGATCATGCTTAACAACACTCAGCTAACGTGCGCTTCCACGCTTTCAACCTCCATTCAG GGTGTTGTGCCACTGTTGGCAATTGAGACCAAAGTCAAGGGAGAGCAAAACACAAATGATGAGCATAAAGTAGTTGATGCTGCTGATGAAGGTGGAGATGGAGACGACAACGATGAGAATGGAAATGGTGGATTTGAGGATGGCGAAGAAGAATATTCTGATGAAGGGGTTCATGGAAACAATCCCAACAAAAGCAAAGGAAATGACAATAAAAGCAATGGAGATGCAGAAGATGAAGAGGATAGTGGTGAAGGAGGTCATGATGATGATGGTGATGacaataatgatgataatgatgacgaTGATGGAGATAATGATGACGATGATGGTGAAGAAGGGGAGGATGAAGAAGAAGCCGTGGAGGACGATCCAGAAGATGATGAAGAggaggatgaagaagaagaaactatccaacctccaaagaagaggaagaagtgA